The proteins below are encoded in one region of Candidatus Zymogenaceae bacterium:
- a CDS encoding ABC transporter substrate-binding protein, which produces MRAIKIIFVCALVIGLFCAVASAQEVPGVTEDTILIGTTGPQTGPANAWGAVQRAMWTYFQALNDAGGINGRKLELIILDDGYYPPNALANVKRLVEEEEVFCIVGVLGAANAEAVKEYLDESDVPWMGVIAGHRGISEPPLDNVFVGYPQYYLGSQALTYYAVEELGIEKIGVFYQNDEFGGDGKAGAEEALADLGLEVVAAVPYEVSDTDFSNHALTMMESEAEAVVLYGTAKHCALFVGSCAALGYLPQWLGTSAISDPVMISLLGEAWDGAIVANFAPNPQDDSEASVWYREQLEKYAEGEADTAPGTFTIAGFYFAEYLVEALKRAEEPLTREGLIEALDSFENVTGMFIHDVTYTDDDHRGQTTFYLMRADAETGELVKITDWIYPRE; this is translated from the coding sequence ATGAGAGCAATCAAAATCATTTTTGTATGTGCGCTGGTCATCGGCCTGTTCTGTGCGGTGGCATCGGCCCAGGAGGTTCCCGGCGTGACCGAGGATACCATCCTCATCGGCACCACCGGCCCTCAGACCGGTCCGGCCAACGCTTGGGGCGCGGTCCAGCGGGCTATGTGGACCTACTTTCAGGCACTGAACGACGCCGGGGGGATAAACGGCAGGAAGCTAGAGCTGATCATCCTGGATGACGGCTACTACCCGCCAAACGCCCTGGCCAACGTCAAGCGGCTGGTGGAGGAAGAGGAAGTGTTCTGTATCGTGGGCGTTCTGGGCGCGGCCAACGCCGAGGCGGTCAAGGAATATCTGGATGAGAGCGACGTGCCCTGGATGGGCGTCATCGCCGGTCATCGGGGCATCTCCGAGCCGCCCCTCGATAATGTCTTCGTGGGTTATCCCCAGTATTATCTCGGCTCCCAGGCGCTGACTTACTACGCCGTGGAGGAGCTGGGCATCGAGAAGATCGGCGTGTTTTACCAGAACGACGAGTTCGGCGGCGACGGCAAGGCCGGCGCGGAGGAGGCACTGGCGGACCTGGGACTGGAAGTTGTGGCGGCGGTTCCCTATGAGGTGTCCGACACCGACTTTTCAAACCACGCTCTAACGATGATGGAGTCCGAAGCCGAGGCGGTGGTGCTCTACGGCACCGCCAAGCACTGCGCCCTGTTTGTGGGAAGCTGTGCCGCCCTGGGATACCTGCCCCAGTGGCTCGGCACCAGCGCCATTTCCGACCCGGTGATGATCAGTCTCTTGGGTGAGGCGTGGGACGGCGCCATAGTGGCAAATTTCGCCCCCAACCCACAGGATGATTCCGAGGCGTCCGTCTGGTATCGGGAACAGCTGGAAAAATACGCCGAGGGTGAGGCCGATACGGCTCCGGGGACTTTTACCATTGCAGGATTTTATTTCGCCGAGTACCTGGTCGAGGCCCTCAAGCGTGCGGAGGAACCGCTGACGAGGGAGGGCCTCATAGAGGCCCTGGATTCCTTCGAGAACGTCACCGGTATGTTTATCCATGACGTCACCTATACCGACGACGACCATCGGGGACAGACTACCTTCTATCTGATGCGGGCCGACGCCGAGACGGGCGAGCTGGTCAAGATCACAGATTGGATATACCCCAGGGAATAG
- a CDS encoding ATP-binding cassette domain-containing protein — MALLSVSNLSIFFGGLAALDDVSFDVEEGQIFSIIGPNGAGKTTIFNCISGRYRQDSGKIEFAGLDISKKRPDYIARVGVARTFQNIELFSHMTSLDNILLGRHIHMKHGVLRSMLRFGKWANREEIAQREVAEEIIDFLEIQSARDQFVVNLPYGTRKLVELGRALALKPKLLLLDEPSAGMNLEERQDLMIWIGDIRDELGITVVLVEHDMNLVMGISDEVMAINFGKQIARGTPSHVQGHPEVLTAYLGKQNSQTADAGPRITAPRSKEVAGRKEAKPLLSVSNIETLYGKINALKGISLEVKEGSIVTILGANGAGKTTLLKTVAGLLDDQPEKGTITFKEKRIERKKAVKVAPLGISYVPEGREIFPELTVMENLKIGAYARHDREAMARDLERVLGYFPILSQRARQTAGTLSGGEQQMLAISRGLMSRPRLLMLDEPSLGLAPILVNEIFDIIKTINEEGITILLVEQNANMALSVADYGYVLETGRIVLSDVSRNLLENEDVKEFYLGVGKDVSEEGPKRYKRKKRWR, encoded by the coding sequence ATGGCACTTCTTTCGGTTTCCAACCTTTCGATATTTTTCGGCGGGCTTGCGGCCCTCGATGATGTCTCCTTCGACGTCGAGGAAGGTCAGATATTTTCCATCATCGGCCCTAACGGCGCGGGCAAGACCACCATTTTCAACTGCATCAGCGGCAGATACCGACAGGATTCGGGAAAAATCGAGTTTGCCGGTCTGGACATCTCGAAAAAAAGACCCGATTATATTGCCCGAGTCGGCGTGGCGCGGACGTTTCAGAATATCGAGCTTTTTTCCCACATGACGAGCCTCGATAATATTCTCCTGGGTCGCCATATCCATATGAAGCACGGTGTGCTGCGCTCGATGTTACGGTTCGGGAAATGGGCCAACCGGGAAGAGATCGCCCAGCGGGAGGTAGCCGAGGAAATCATCGATTTCCTGGAAATCCAGTCCGCTCGCGATCAGTTCGTCGTCAACCTCCCCTACGGCACCAGGAAGCTGGTGGAGCTGGGACGGGCGCTGGCCCTCAAGCCGAAGCTCTTGCTTCTGGATGAGCCGTCGGCGGGGATGAACCTGGAGGAGCGCCAGGACCTGATGATCTGGATCGGTGATATCCGGGATGAGCTGGGGATTACCGTGGTGCTGGTGGAGCACGACATGAACCTGGTTATGGGTATCTCCGACGAGGTCATGGCCATCAATTTCGGAAAACAAATCGCCCGGGGTACCCCGTCCCACGTACAGGGTCATCCCGAGGTGCTGACGGCCTATTTGGGGAAGCAAAATAGCCAAACGGCCGACGCCGGCCCGCGAATCACCGCGCCTCGATCGAAGGAGGTCGCCGGGCGTAAGGAGGCGAAGCCGCTCCTTTCGGTATCCAACATCGAGACCCTGTACGGAAAGATAAACGCCCTGAAGGGGATTTCACTGGAGGTCAAAGAGGGGAGCATCGTGACGATACTGGGGGCAAACGGCGCGGGCAAGACGACGCTCCTCAAGACGGTGGCGGGTCTCCTTGACGATCAGCCGGAAAAGGGAACGATTACCTTTAAGGAAAAGCGCATTGAGCGCAAAAAGGCGGTGAAAGTGGCGCCACTGGGCATCTCCTACGTTCCCGAAGGGAGGGAAATCTTCCCGGAGCTGACGGTGATGGAGAACCTGAAGATCGGGGCGTACGCCCGGCACGATAGGGAGGCGATGGCCCGGGATCTGGAGCGGGTGCTCGGGTATTTCCCAATACTCTCCCAGCGGGCGCGGCAAACTGCGGGAACTCTCTCCGGCGGCGAGCAGCAGATGCTCGCCATCTCCCGGGGTCTCATGTCCCGCCCCCGTCTTCTCATGCTGGATGAGCCGTCCCTGGGGCTGGCTCCGATACTGGTCAACGAGATTTTCGATATCATCAAGACCATCAACGAGGAGGGGATCACCATCCTCTTGGTGGAGCAGAACGCAAACATGGCGTTATCCGTGGCGGATTACGGATACGTGCTGGAAACAGGCAGGATCGTCCTTTCCGACGTGTCCCGTAACCTCCTTGAAAACGAGGATGTGAAGGAGTTTTACCTGGGGGTGGGGAAAGACGTTTCCGAAGAAGGCCCAAAGCGCTACAAGCGCAAAAAAAGATGGCGATAG
- a CDS encoding AMP-binding protein produces the protein MRTKEFGIWREIGWDEYARHVREVAGGLLALGHEPGERVALICENRPEFLYIDLGIQSVSGITTAIYTTNAASEVHYILDHSEARFYFVEDQEQLDKALEVVDELPRLEKIIVIDMTGLRGFQDEKVISFGDFMEMGREYIQEHSDALSRRLNAMKTDDPALIVYTSGTTGPPKGAMLSHGNILWTVDSLGKSNRIYENDEVLSYLPLSHIAERVMTVFNGIHFGYTINFIENLDTVTDNMREVSPTVIFGVPRIWEKYHSAVLLRMKDATWFKRVLFAVALMVGNRYVQQKFSRSGVTLPMKILYALFNFTVFRKLRERLGMDRARLVISGAAPISPAVLEFFHAIGVPIREVYGQTEDSGPATIHHEGDIKLGTVGKPLPGVELDIADDGEILVKGGNVFLGYFKNPAATEETLKNGWLHTGDVGVIDNKGYLIITDRKKDILITAGGKNVAPQFIENKLKSSPYINDAIVIGEGKKYLTALILIDEENVTKYAQEKRIPFTTYANLSKNPEIHALIHREVELVNNDLAQVETIKKFTILDKRLDQEDGELTPTMKVKRKKISEMYEDIIEKMYAS, from the coding sequence ATGCGTACGAAGGAATTCGGCATCTGGCGGGAGATCGGCTGGGACGAGTACGCCCGGCACGTTCGTGAGGTGGCCGGTGGGCTTCTGGCCCTGGGGCACGAACCGGGAGAGCGGGTCGCCCTGATCTGCGAAAACCGCCCGGAATTTCTGTATATTGACCTGGGTATCCAGTCCGTCTCCGGCATTACCACCGCCATCTACACCACAAACGCCGCCAGCGAGGTGCACTACATACTGGATCACTCCGAGGCCCGGTTCTATTTCGTTGAGGACCAGGAGCAGCTCGACAAGGCGCTGGAGGTGGTCGATGAGCTCCCGAGGCTCGAGAAAATCATCGTCATCGATATGACCGGGCTTCGCGGCTTTCAGGATGAAAAGGTAATAAGCTTCGGTGATTTCATGGAGATGGGGCGGGAATATATACAGGAACATTCGGACGCCCTCTCCCGACGCCTGAACGCCATGAAAACCGATGACCCTGCCCTGATCGTGTACACCTCCGGCACCACCGGCCCGCCCAAGGGGGCGATGCTGTCCCACGGGAATATCCTGTGGACCGTGGATTCTTTGGGAAAGTCCAACCGTATCTATGAAAACGACGAGGTATTGTCCTACCTGCCGCTCTCTCATATCGCCGAGCGGGTCATGACGGTGTTCAACGGCATCCATTTCGGTTACACCATCAACTTCATCGAGAACCTCGACACCGTCACGGACAACATGCGGGAGGTCTCCCCCACGGTGATCTTCGGCGTTCCCCGCATCTGGGAAAAATACCACTCCGCGGTACTGCTCAGGATGAAGGACGCCACCTGGTTCAAGCGCGTCCTGTTCGCGGTCGCTTTGATGGTGGGGAACCGGTATGTACAGCAGAAGTTTTCCCGTTCGGGTGTCACACTTCCGATGAAGATCCTGTACGCACTTTTCAATTTCACCGTGTTCAGAAAACTCCGAGAGAGACTGGGAATGGATCGGGCGCGGCTGGTAATTTCCGGCGCGGCTCCCATCTCTCCCGCGGTGTTGGAGTTTTTTCACGCCATCGGAGTTCCCATACGGGAGGTATACGGTCAGACAGAGGATTCCGGTCCCGCCACGATTCACCACGAGGGCGATATCAAGCTGGGCACCGTGGGAAAACCGCTGCCCGGCGTGGAGCTGGATATCGCCGACGACGGTGAGATACTGGTGAAGGGCGGGAACGTGTTTCTCGGCTATTTCAAGAATCCCGCCGCTACGGAAGAAACACTGAAGAACGGCTGGCTCCATACCGGAGATGTGGGTGTCATCGACAATAAGGGATACCTGATTATTACCGACCGAAAAAAGGATATTCTCATCACCGCCGGCGGAAAGAACGTCGCCCCGCAGTTTATCGAAAACAAACTCAAGTCATCTCCCTACATCAACGACGCCATCGTCATCGGCGAGGGGAAGAAATATCTCACGGCGCTCATCCTCATCGACGAGGAAAATGTGACGAAATACGCCCAGGAGAAGCGCATCCCCTTTACCACGTACGCCAACCTTTCGAAGAATCCGGAGATACATGCGCTTATCCATCGGGAGGTGGAACTGGTGAATAATGATCTGGCCCAGGTGGAAACCATAAAAAAATTCACCATACTTGACAAGCGCCTTGACCAGGAGGACGGCGAGCTGACCCCCACCATGAAGGTCAAGCGCAAGAAGATCAGTGAGATGTATGAGGACATCATAGAAAAGATGTACGCTTCGTAA
- a CDS encoding DUF11 domain-containing protein, which yields MKTTLKITALILILTAPALGVFGLPHDLGIAGSPSISMVAVGDFDIHAAPPRRTVDAGDNTFYTVVVKFHNFDGPVSLSVEGLPAGADWSFDKNPVEPNGQCESCGNAETKLRISTEKTAPAGTYTLTIVGESDEVGRRTDTVTLVIEGGQQGDFDIQASPSSRTVDAGTGTFYAVVVTFDDFDDPVSLSVRGLPTGTDGSFDDNPVAPDKNCGCDKTETKLRITTEKTAPAGTYTLTIVGESEGVGTRSDTVTLVIKGEEPEGHLVADPTTNTIDPGDAARYTVTGRSNADFEAELSVSGLVAGMSASFEPTAVITSQSPSTVLVVKTDASVAAGTYKLDVKASGGIDDGVTVTLIVGDGPVEEESGNLSVRKSATPTSVKVGSVVIYTLHIDNTGRGAVSDVVIRDTLPTGVGYVSGSTIKDGKFFSDPTGSSTLLWRLGELAAGESITLKYHVTVKGNASRGLMTNRVVVTGTDRRGVKLSDTDTADISLSGDVMERKGKIKGSVFVDANENGMKNADETGLGGVTLVMENGERVTSEEDGSFLFDEVKPGEHLVALDERKLPDDYFLIGESSIIVSVFWGGTSRVEFSLGYIPPPPPPPTAEEMLALREAEKKALEEKKKQEEEKKKQEEKNKESTGKVSGRVYVDSNDNGVYDRGETGAEGVVVLLDGTKTATTDRRGNFAFDNISPGAHVVSLLTDSEFSDSFRPGKKDRERVTVTSNVTHLVELAVFEVHKLTVEIELDIQ from the coding sequence ATGAAAACCACACTTAAAATTACAGCACTGATTCTGATACTGACGGCCCCGGCGCTGGGTGTTTTCGGCCTTCCCCACGACCTGGGAATTGCCGGATCTCCGTCGATCTCGATGGTGGCGGTGGGTGACTTCGACATCCACGCCGCGCCGCCCAGGCGGACCGTGGACGCCGGCGACAACACCTTCTACACCGTTGTGGTCAAGTTTCACAATTTCGACGGCCCGGTGAGCCTCTCTGTTGAGGGGCTTCCCGCCGGCGCCGACTGGTCCTTCGATAAGAATCCGGTTGAGCCGAACGGACAATGTGAAAGCTGCGGCAACGCCGAGACAAAGCTCCGCATCAGCACGGAAAAAACCGCGCCCGCGGGTACCTATACCCTTACCATCGTCGGTGAAAGCGATGAGGTGGGCAGGCGCACCGACACGGTGACGCTGGTCATCGAGGGAGGGCAACAGGGCGACTTCGACATTCAGGCGTCCCCGTCCTCGAGGACCGTCGACGCCGGCACCGGCACCTTCTATGCTGTTGTGGTCACGTTCGATGATTTTGACGACCCGGTGAGCCTCTCGGTTCGGGGGCTGCCCACGGGTACCGACGGGTCCTTCGACGACAACCCGGTTGCACCGGATAAAAACTGCGGTTGTGATAAGACCGAAACGAAGCTCCGGATCACCACGGAGAAGACCGCGCCCGCGGGTACCTATACCCTGACCATTGTCGGCGAAAGCGAGGGGGTGGGCACACGCAGCGACACGGTGACGCTGGTTATCAAAGGAGAGGAGCCCGAGGGGCATCTCGTCGCCGATCCGACGACCAATACCATCGACCCGGGTGACGCCGCCCGATACACCGTCACCGGCAGGTCCAATGCCGACTTCGAGGCGGAGCTCTCGGTTTCGGGGCTTGTCGCCGGGATGAGCGCCTCATTTGAGCCGACGGCGGTGATCACGTCTCAATCTCCCTCTACCGTGCTTGTCGTGAAGACAGATGCGTCCGTCGCCGCGGGCACATACAAGCTGGATGTGAAGGCGAGCGGCGGCATAGACGACGGCGTCACCGTTACCCTGATCGTGGGCGACGGTCCGGTTGAGGAGGAGTCGGGGAATCTCTCGGTGAGAAAATCGGCGACGCCAACCAGCGTCAAGGTCGGTAGCGTCGTCATCTATACCCTGCATATCGATAACACGGGACGGGGGGCCGTCTCGGATGTCGTGATCAGGGACACCCTGCCCACGGGCGTCGGATATGTCTCCGGCAGCACCATCAAGGACGGTAAGTTTTTCTCCGATCCGACGGGATCGTCCACGCTTCTGTGGCGGCTGGGAGAGCTTGCCGCGGGGGAATCGATTACGCTGAAGTATCACGTGACGGTCAAGGGGAACGCCTCACGGGGCCTGATGACCAACAGGGTGGTCGTTACCGGTACGGATCGTCGGGGTGTGAAGCTCTCGGATACCGACACCGCGGACATCTCACTTTCCGGGGACGTGATGGAGAGAAAGGGAAAAATAAAGGGAAGCGTCTTTGTGGACGCCAATGAAAACGGGATGAAGAACGCGGACGAGACCGGTCTGGGGGGCGTCACCCTGGTGATGGAAAACGGAGAGCGGGTGACGTCTGAAGAAGATGGTTCGTTCCTGTTCGATGAAGTCAAGCCGGGTGAGCACCTGGTCGCCCTGGACGAGAGAAAGCTTCCCGACGACTATTTCCTGATTGGGGAGTCATCGATCATCGTATCCGTTTTCTGGGGGGGGACCTCCCGGGTGGAGTTTTCCCTGGGATACATCCCGCCGCCCCCGCCGCCGCCCACCGCCGAGGAAATGCTTGCGTTGAGGGAGGCGGAAAAGAAGGCGCTGGAGGAAAAGAAGAAACAAGAGGAAGAGAAGAAAAAACAGGAAGAGAAAAATAAAGAATCCACAGGCAAGGTATCCGGCCGAGTGTATGTCGATTCTAATGATAACGGAGTGTACGATCGCGGTGAAACGGGGGCGGAGGGAGTTGTGGTGCTTTTGGACGGAACGAAAACCGCGACGACGGATCGAAGAGGGAACTTTGCCTTCGACAATATTTCCCCCGGTGCCCACGTGGTCTCCCTGCTCACCGACAGCGAGTTTTCCGATTCATTCCGACCGGGGAAGAAAGATCGCGAGCGGGTGACGGTTACAAGCAACGTGACTCATCTGGTTGAGCTGGCGGTGTTTGAGGTACACAAACTCACGGTGGAAATAGAGTTAGATATTCAATAA